The Winslowiella toletana region TGAATATTTACGACCCCCTTTTTTTGGAGCAAGCAATGGCAAACCGTTGGACAATCGCACAGGCGCAGGCCCTGTTTAACAAGCCTTTTCTCGAACTGATGTTCGAAGCGCAGCAGGTGCATCGCCAGCATTTTGATCCGCGACAGGTGCAGGTCAGTACCCTGCTTTCAATCAAAACCGGAGCCTGCCCGGAAGATTGTAAATACTGTCCGCAGAGTGCGCGTTATAAAACCGGTCTGGAATCCGAACGCCTGATGGAAGTCGAAGAGGTGCTGGCGTCAGCACGCAAGGCGAAAGCCGCCGGCTCCAGCCGTTTTTGTATGGGCGCAGCCTGGAAAAATCCGCACGATCGCGATTTACCCTACCTTGAGCAGATGGTGAAAGGGGTCAAGGCGATGGGCATGGAAACCTGCATGACGCTCGGCACGCTGAACGACAGCCAGGCGCACCGCCTCGCTGACGCCGGTCTCGATTTTTACAATCACAACCTCGATACCTCGCCAGAATTTTACGGCAGCGTGATCACCACCCGCAGCTATCAGGAGCGTCTGGATACGCTGGGTAAAGTGCGCGATGCCGGGATTAAAGTCTGTTCCGGCGGCATTGTCGGGCTGGGCGAAACGGTGAAAGATCGCGCGGGTCTGCTGGTACAGCTGGCGAATTTGCCGGTGCCGCCAGAAAGCGTGCCCATCAATATGCTGGTGAAAGTGAAAGGCACGCCGATGGCTGATAACGAAGACGTCGAGCCGTTTGATTTTATCCGCACCATTGCCGTGGCGCGCATTATGATGCCGGCTTCCCATGTACGCCTGTCAGCCGGTCGCGAGCAGATGAGCGAGCAGACGCAGGCAATGTGTTTTATGGCCGGAGCCAACTCGATTTTCTACGGTTGCAAATTGCTGACTACGCCAAACCCTGAGGAAGATAAAGACCTGCTGTTGTTCCGCAAGCTGGGGCTGAATCCTGAGCACACCACCACTGACGCAGGGGATAACGAGCAGCAGCATGTGTTGACCGAGCAGCTGTTTAATGCCGATAGCGATAAGTTTTACAACGCGGCGGTCTGATGAGCTGGCAACACCGCATACAGCAGGCGCTGACGCAGCGCCGGGAAACCGGCCGACTGCGTCAGCGCATCCTTAATCAACAAGGCGATGCGCGCTGGATTGAGGTCAATAACCAGCGTTATCGCAACTTTTCCGGTAACGATTATCTTGGACTGAGCCACGATTTACGGGTGATACGTGCCTGGCAGCAGGGGGCTGAACGCTACGGCGTTGGCTCTGGCGGCTCGGGGCACGTCACCGGTTATACCGCTGCCCATGCCGAGTTCGAAGCGCAGCTGGCCGACTGGCTCGGCTATTCCCGCGCCTTGCTGTTTATTTCCGGTTTTGCGGCAAATCAGGCGCTGATTGCGGCGTTAATGGCGAAAGGTGACCGTATCTTCGCCGATAAATTAGCGCACGCTTCATTGCTGGAAGCCGCGAGCCTTAGTCCGGCAACCCTGCGTCGTTTCAGCCACAATCAGCCCGCCAGCCTGCAAAAATTGCTGGCCGGTGACAGCGCAGCGGAAACGCTGGTGGTGACCGAAGGGGTATTCAGCATGGACGGCGATGCCGCTCCGCTGGCGCAGCTGCATCAACTGGCACGGCAGGCCAGCAGCTGGCTGATGGTGGATGACGCGCACGGGATTGGGGTGCTGGGCGAGCAGGGGCGTGGCAGCTGCTGGCAGCAACAGATCAAACCGGAATTGCTGGTGGTCACCTTTGGCAAAGCTTTTGGCGTCAGCGGGGCCGCGGTGCTCTGCGATAACGATACCGCCGACTATTTGTTGCAGTTTGCCCGTCATCTGATTTACAGCACCTCAATGCCGCCTGCGCAGGCCTGTGCGTTACAGGCAGCACTCAGGGCGGTTCAGCAGGGCGACGAACTGCGGCAGCAGCTGGATGAAAATATCGCCCGTTTTCGTCGTGGCGCAGGCGAACTGCCCTATACCCTCGGCGATTCACAAACGGCGATCCAGCCGCTGATCGTCGGGGAAAACCAGGCCGCCGTGGCGTTAGCTGAGCGGTTACGCGCGCGCGGCTGCTGGGTGACAGCGATCCGCCCGCCTACCGTGCCGCCGGGCACCGCAAGACTGCGGATTACGCTGAATGCCAGCCAGCAGCCAGATGATATCGATGCACTACTGGAGAGGCTGTATGACGCTCAGGGTGAATAAACAGGCAGTGGCGCAGGCATTTGGCCGCGCCGCGCACAGTTATAACCAGCATGCTGAGCTGCAACGACGTTGCGGTGAGCAGCTGATGTCGCTGATCGATATCTCCCCGTATCACCGCATACTGGATGCAGGCTGTGGCACCGGCTGGTTCAGCCAGCGCTGGCGCGAGCGCGGTTGCGAAGTGACAGCGCTCGATCTTTCTGCGGCGATGCTGGCACAGGCGCAAAATTGTCAGGTCGCGCACCACTATCTGCATGGCGATATCGATGCGATACCGTTGCCCGATCGGGCGGTCGATCTCTGCTGGAGTAATCTGGCAGTACAGTGGTGCGATGATTTAGCCCATGCGCTTAACCAGCTGTGCCGGGTGACGCGCGTCGGCGGCAAGGTGCTGTTTTCCACGCTGGCAGCCGACTCGCTCAGCGAAGTGCGTGATGCGTGGTTACAGGTTGACGGTGCGGTACATGTCAATCCTTTTCTTCCCGTTGAACAGATCGCCGCTGCCGCTGCCGGAAGGTCAATGCAGCTGAGCCAGCAGACGCTGACGCTGGCTTTCCCGGACGTGCTGTCGGCGATGCGTTCGCTAAAGGGGATTGGCGCAACCCATGTGCATCAGGGCCGCAGTGCCGGACTGATGACCCGCCAGCGTCTGCAGCAGCTGGAGAATGTCTGGCAACGCGACGCGCGCGGTTTTCTGCTCAGTTACCATTTAGTGTTTGGAGTGATTCATTGTGAGTAAACGCTGGTTCGTCACCGGAACCGATACCGAAGTGGGAAAAAC contains the following coding sequences:
- the bioB gene encoding biotin synthase BioB produces the protein MANRWTIAQAQALFNKPFLELMFEAQQVHRQHFDPRQVQVSTLLSIKTGACPEDCKYCPQSARYKTGLESERLMEVEEVLASARKAKAAGSSRFCMGAAWKNPHDRDLPYLEQMVKGVKAMGMETCMTLGTLNDSQAHRLADAGLDFYNHNLDTSPEFYGSVITTRSYQERLDTLGKVRDAGIKVCSGGIVGLGETVKDRAGLLVQLANLPVPPESVPINMLVKVKGTPMADNEDVEPFDFIRTIAVARIMMPASHVRLSAGREQMSEQTQAMCFMAGANSIFYGCKLLTTPNPEEDKDLLLFRKLGLNPEHTTTDAGDNEQQHVLTEQLFNADSDKFYNAAV
- the bioF gene encoding 8-amino-7-oxononanoate synthase — protein: MSWQHRIQQALTQRRETGRLRQRILNQQGDARWIEVNNQRYRNFSGNDYLGLSHDLRVIRAWQQGAERYGVGSGGSGHVTGYTAAHAEFEAQLADWLGYSRALLFISGFAANQALIAALMAKGDRIFADKLAHASLLEAASLSPATLRRFSHNQPASLQKLLAGDSAAETLVVTEGVFSMDGDAAPLAQLHQLARQASSWLMVDDAHGIGVLGEQGRGSCWQQQIKPELLVVTFGKAFGVSGAAVLCDNDTADYLLQFARHLIYSTSMPPAQACALQAALRAVQQGDELRQQLDENIARFRRGAGELPYTLGDSQTAIQPLIVGENQAAVALAERLRARGCWVTAIRPPTVPPGTARLRITLNASQQPDDIDALLERLYDAQGE
- the bioC gene encoding malonyl-ACP O-methyltransferase BioC; this encodes MTLRVNKQAVAQAFGRAAHSYNQHAELQRRCGEQLMSLIDISPYHRILDAGCGTGWFSQRWRERGCEVTALDLSAAMLAQAQNCQVAHHYLHGDIDAIPLPDRAVDLCWSNLAVQWCDDLAHALNQLCRVTRVGGKVLFSTLAADSLSEVRDAWLQVDGAVHVNPFLPVEQIAAAAAGRSMQLSQQTLTLAFPDVLSAMRSLKGIGATHVHQGRSAGLMTRQRLQQLENVWQRDARGFLLSYHLVFGVIHCE